A genomic region of Arachis hypogaea cultivar Tifrunner chromosome 5, arahy.Tifrunner.gnm2.J5K5, whole genome shotgun sequence contains the following coding sequences:
- the LOC112802325 gene encoding uncharacterized protein, giving the protein MLSLFSSSQIKFRYAFQFPNSFPHSPLRLCFPSTSSLHSHSHSQSRDEAVDSFTRMLSMRPPPSIIQFTKILGSLAKTNHFPTAISLFQQLQARGIAPNLFTLNILINCCCGMSRMTLAFSAFAKIFRMGFQPDAVTLTTILKGLCLSGNVEKALHFHDTVLAHGFQFNEITYGTLINGLCKTGHTSAAIQVLRNIPRHGIVPNVVMYSAIIDSLCKVALVSNAFHLYSEMLAKGISPNVITYNTLIYGLCLAGQLKEAILLLNDMILINITPNVYTYSTLIDGLCKEGKIKYAKNVLGLMTKHGVKPNVVTYNSLMDGHCLVNEVNKAKFVFNTMAQSSVSPNVCSYNIIINGLCKSKMVDDALNLFEEMHCRNLVPDMVTYNTLIDGLGKSRRILCAVELLKKMHDRGQPADIVTYSSLLDALFNIKQHDKALILFKEMKESGIDPDIYTYNILIDGLCKSGRIKKAEQIFEDLLIKGYRPNVRTYNIMINGLCKEGLLQEALALMTKMEDIDCLPDAVTYETIIRALFENVIPEA; this is encoded by the exons ATGTTGTCATTGTTCTCTTCCTCACAAATCAAATTTAGGTATGCTTTTCAATTCCCAAATTCTTTTCCCCACTCCCCTCTCCGTCTTTGCTTCCCTTCAACTTCATCCctacactctcactctcactcccaATCACGTGATGAAGCTGTTGATTCCTTCACTCGCATGCTCTCTATGCGTCCTCCTCCATCCATCATCCAATTCACCAAGATTTTGGGATCTCTTGCCAAGACCAACCATTTCCCCACCGCCATTTCCCTTTTTCAGCAATTGCAAGCCAGGGGAATCGCTCCCAACTTGTTTACTTTGAACATCTTAATCAATTGTTGTTGCGGCATGAGTCGTATGACGCTTGCTTTCTCTGCTTTCGCCAAGATTTTCAGGATGGGTTTTCAGCCTGATGCCGTAACCTTGACAACAATTCTGAAAGGCCTCTGTCTCTCTGGTAATGTTGAAAAAGCACTGCACTTTCATGATACAGTGTTGGCTCATGGATTTCAGTTTAATGAAATCACTTACGGGACCTTGATCAATGGGCTCTGTAAGACCGGACACACATCTGCTGCTATTCAAGTGTTGAGAAACATCCCACGACATGGAATTGTTCCTAATGTCGTAATGTACAGCGCAATTATTGATAGCCTCTGCAAGGTTGCGCTTGTAAGTAATGCTTTTCATTTATATTCTGAAATGCTTGCTAAGGGAATTTCTCCCAATGTTATCACTTACAACACTCTAATTTATGGATTGTGCCTTGCGGGTCAACTCAAGGAAGCCATTCTTTTGCTAAATGATATGATTCTCATAAACATTACTCCAAATGTTTATACCTATAGTACTTTGATCGATGGGCTATGCAAGGAAGGAAAGATCAAATATGCTAAGAATGTGTTGGGCTTGATGACAAAACATGGTGTGAAACCAAATGTGGTCACCTATAACAGCTTAATGGATGGGCATTGTCTGGTTAATGAGGTAAATAAGGCAAAATTTGTATTCAACACTATGGCTCAAAGTAGTGTGTCGCCTAATGTTTGTAGTTACAATATCATCATTAATGGTTTGTGCAAAAGTAAAATGGTCGATGATGCCTTGAATCTCTTTGAAGAGATGCATTGCAGGAACTTGGTTCCGGACATGGTTACTTACAATACTCTAATTGATGGCTTGGGAAAATCAAGGAGAATCCTTTGTGCTGTCGAGCTTCTTAAAAAGATGCATGATAGAGGTCAACCTGCTGATATAGTCACTTACAGTTCCTTGCTGGATGCTTTGTTCAATATCAAACAACATGACAAGGCACTTATATTATTCAAGGAAATGAAAGAGAGTGGCATTGATCcagatatatatacatacaacatactTATAGATGGCctgtgcaaaagtggaagaattaAAAAGGCAGAACAGATATTTGAAGATCTTTTGATTAAAGGCTATCGTCCAAATGTGCGGACATACAACATTATGATCAATGGGCTTTGCAAAGAGGGTCTGCTTCAGGAAGCATTGGCACTCATGACAAAAATGGAAGACATTGATTGCTTACCAGATGCTGTGACTTATGAAACAATCATTCGTGCTCTATTTGAAAACG TTATACCTGAGGCATAA